A window of the Falco biarmicus isolate bFalBia1 chromosome 10, bFalBia1.pri, whole genome shotgun sequence genome harbors these coding sequences:
- the BTBD18 gene encoding BTB/POZ domain-containing protein 18 yields the protein MEAAAGRGERRGHARRWARGTHVLGGRGPRVADPPRQTLLGGRVPMGSPSATPRLLYRSTRLLRKAFQQLHQQQQRGDVFCDAVLQAEGEAVVAHCCVLSVCSPFFMEQLGQKLPPQGCRVVLELGGLKIGALRKLVHFLYTAELEATQEEVQEVLAAARHLRVTELESLELREGRLVRLGPQRQLNRSCLRAPQHVSPVTVGHRAEPRVNAVPPCEGPRTQGTVQPSSVGRMKLRKVESWGCWEVVQERQPPTVPSTVAVSDKGLTEPQPPLHAGALGQAGGHSPPRRAWRKQGQVPPPPQQGCRQAVPLGDPLGDSDEEEVDVGTVEPCLPPSTVCVWPCPSSESDEEVDVLT from the exons ATGGAGGCTGCCGCTGGGCGGGGCGAGCGGCGAGGCCACGCCAGACGTTGGGCGCGAGGCACGCACGTGCTGGGCGGCAGGGGACCACGAGTGGCCGACCCTCCTCGGCAGACCCTCCTCGGCGGCAG GGTGCCCATGGGCTCTCCATCAGCCACCCCGAGGCTGCTCTACCGCAGCACCCGCCTGCTCCGCAAAGCCTTCCAgcagctccaccagcagcagcagcgaggggATGTTTTCTGCGATGCAGTCCTGCAGGCTGAAG GCGAGGCAGTGGTGGCCCACTGCTGCGTCCTCTCCGTCTGCAGCCCCTTCTTCATGGAGCAGCTGGGCCAGAAGCTGCCCCCCCAGGGTTGCAGGgtggtgctggagctgggggggctgaaGATCGGGGCACTGCGCAAGCTGGTGCACTTCCTCTACACCGCTGAGCTGGAGGCCACACAGGAGGAGGtgcaggaggtgctggcagctgcccgCCACCTTCGTGTCACTGAGCTCGAGTCCCTGGAGCTCCGGGAGGGACGCCTGGTCAGGCTGGGACCCCAGCGGCAGCTCAATCGCTCCTGCCTGCGCGCCCCCCAGCATGTCTCCCCCGTGACAGTGGGTCACAGGGCTGAGCCCAGGGTCAATGCCGTCCCCCCGTGTGAGGGGCCACGCACTCAGGGGACCGTGCAGCCCAGCTCCGTGGGGCGGATGAAACTGCGAAAGGTGgagagctgggggtgctgggaggTGGTGCAGGAGAGGCAGCCCCCCACCGTGCCCAGCACGGTGGCAGTGAGTGACAAGGGGCTGACGGAACCGCAGCCACCCCTGCACGCAGGTGCACTGGGGCAAGCAGGTGGGCACTCTCCCCCACGGCGGgcctggaggaagcagggccaggtgcctcccccaccccagcagggctgcaggcaagCGGTGCCTCTGGGGGACCCCCTGGGGGACTCCGATGAGGAGGAGGTGGATGTAGGGACAGTGGAGCCAtgcctgccccccagcactgtCTGTGTCTGGCCCTGTCCCTCATCCGAGTCAGATGAGGAGGTGGATGTCCTCACCTAG